One Vicia villosa cultivar HV-30 ecotype Madison, WI unplaced genomic scaffold, Vvil1.0 scaffold7, whole genome shotgun sequence genomic window carries:
- the LOC131643085 gene encoding thaumatin-like protein 1, which yields MDLLTITLITLLFLTPKGTTASSFTFVNRCDYTVWPGILANAGTPSLGSTGFELPQQTTRTFQAPAGWSGRFWARTGCNFDGSGSGSCLTGDCGSGMIECNGAGAAPPATLAEFTLGTIGQDFYDVSLVDGYNLPMIVEGSGGSGMCESTGCTSDLNQQCPAELRASDGSACKSACEAFGSPEYCCSGAYGSPATCRPSVYSEMFKAACPRSYSYAYDDASSTFTCTAADYTVTFCPSSPSKKSSQYPTPVSSTTLPGTGTVIGTPEIGTGSEGGVEYTGTGAGTDTPIGYTVPVNSGAGSGSSAGSGGETMLADGSYLAGLAMGDSSATACSVFHYSFGLLLVMFLL from the exons ATGGATCTATTAACCATCACTCTCATTACTCTTCTTTTCCTCACTCCCAAAG GTACCACTGCTTCTTCCTTCACATTCGTAAACAGATGCGACTACACAGTCTGGCCCGGCATTCTCGCAAATGCCGGTACCCCATCTCTCGGAAGCACCGGTTTCGAACTTCCACAACAAACCACTCGCACATTCCAAGCTCCAGCCGGTTGGTCCGGCCGTTTCTGGGCCCGAACCGGCTGCAACTTCGACGGATCCGGCTCCGGTTCATGTCTCACAGGAGACTGTGGTTCCGGCATGATAGAATGCAACGGCGCCGGAGCCGCTCCACCTGCCACCCTCGCAGAGTTCACTCTCGGAACCATAGGCCAAGATTTCTACGACGTGAGTCTCGTAGACGGTTACAACCTACCCATGATCGTTGAAGGCTCAGGTGGGTCCGGTATGTGTGAATCTACCGGGTGTACTTCGGATCTTAACCAGCAATGTCCGGCGGAGTTGAGGGCTTCAGATGGAAGCGCGTGTAAGAGCGCGTGTGAGGCTTTTGGTAGTCCGGAGTATTGTTGTAGCGGCGCGTATGGTTCACCGGCGACTTGTAGGCCGTCTGTTTACTCGGAGATGTTTAAGGCTGCTTGTCCTAGATCGTATAGCTACGCTTACGATGATGCTTCGAGTACTTTTACTTGCACTGCTGCAGATTATACCGTTACCTTTTGTCCATCTTCTCCaag TAAAAAATCTTCACAATATCCAACTCCAGTGAGCTCAACAACGTTACCAGGGACAGGGACAGTGATAGGGACTCCTGAGATTGGAACAGGATCCGAAGGGGGAGTTGAATACACGGGTACGGGTGCGGGTACAGACACGCCGATAGGGTATACAGTACCGGTTAATTCAGGGGCAGGATCAGGATCTAGTGCAGGATCTGGAGGAGAGACTATGCTTGCTGATGGGTCATATTTAGCTGGATTAGCAATGGGAGATTCCTCTGCAACAGCTTGTTCAGTGTTTCACTACTCTTTTGGCTTATTGCTTGTTATGTTCTTGCTTTAG